The segment ATGATGCGCAGCTTCAGCCCGTGCGCCATGTCGATGATGTGCGGCGTCACCACGCTGGTCGCGGCGTCGGTGGCGATCGCCTCGACGAACGACTTGTCGATCTTGAGCGCGTCGAGCGGCAATCCCTGGAGCAGCGACAGGCTCGAATAGCCGGTGCCGAAATCGTCGATCGCGACCATGTGCCCCGCCGCGCGCGCCGCCTCGACCGCGCCCGCCGCGATCTCGGCGCGGATGAAGCCCTGCTCGGTCGCCTCGATCCAGATCTGCGACGGCGCGACCCCGGACCGCGTCACCGCCTCGGTCAGCACCGGCAGGAAGCGCCCGCTCTCCAGGTCGCGCGCGGAGATGTTGATCGATATGTGGAGGTCGCGGTCGGCGCGCAGCAGCGCCGCCTGGTCCTCGATCACCCGCTCGATCAACAGGTCGGTGAGCGGCGAGATCAGCCCGGTCTCCTCGGCGAGCGGGATGAACAGGTCGGGCCCGATCCAGCGGCCGTCGGGCCGGCGCCAGCGCAGCAGCGCCTCGGCGGCGACGCAGCGGCCGTTCGAAAGGTCGATGATCGGCTGGTAATGCACGACGAATTCGCGCTTGCGGATCGCGATCGCCAACTCCTTCTCGGGCGACAGCCGCTGCCGCGACACCCAGATCACGAGCCCGACCAGGAGGGTCGAGACGAGCAGGCCCATCGGCAGCAGCAGCAGATAGTCGTTGCGCAGCCGGCCGAGCGCCTGGGCGCGGTCGCTGAAGGCGAAGGCGGTCAGCGGCGCCTCGCGCAGCGACGCGAAGACGTGGTGATCGTCGATGCCCGCCGTCGGGCCCGCGATCAGCGTGCGGAGCAACTGCGGATCGGTCCTGCCCGACAGGGCGATCAGCCGGCCGGGGCCGGCGGCGATGCCGAGCGTCATATGGCTGTCGGTCAGGACGTCGACCAGCCGTTCGGGCTTGATCAGCGCGGTGTAGCCGCCATGGCTCATCGCCAGCATCGGCTGGCTGCGGAAGGTGCGCGGCTGGAGGTGGAAGATGACGGCGAAGCCTCCGCCGAGCCGCAGGTCAGGCGGGGTCCGGGGAACGCGCTGGCCGACCGGGCCGAGGCTGGTGCAGGCGAGGCGGCCGTCGCGGAAATAACCGATATCCTCGACGCTCCGCGCGTCCATCGCGATCTGCCGCAGCCGTGCGACATGCTCGGGCGAGCATTCGGTCCCGGGCGGGACCTCGGCGGCGAGCAGCGTCCGCCGGGCGTCCGCGAACACCTGGTTGGCGCGGATCAGCGTCCAGCGGGCATATTCCTCCATGTGGCGCTGCTCGGCCGCGACCGCGCGGACCCGCAGCAGATGGGCGACGGCGACCATCGGCAGCAGCCCCGCCAGGATGGCGAGACAGGCCGCGATAATCAGGATCGTCCGTCTTCGCATCGGTTGCCCCGTCCCGAGTCGGGATCATCCTGACGCCGATGGCAGGGATTAGGCAAAGATATTCATAACGAAGAAGGCCCGGAGCTTGCGCCCCGGGCCTTCCATCCTCTCCTGACCGAAGGCCGTTACGCCGCGAACTGGTTCATCGTGTTGTGCGCGCCGCCGGCCTTCAGCGCGGCCTCGCCGGCGAAATAGTCCTTGTGGTCGTCGCCGATGTCGGAGCCGGCCATGTTCTGGTGCCGGACACAGGCGATGCCCTGGCGGATCTCCTGGCGCTGCACGTTGAGCACGTAGCCGAGCATCCCCGCCTCGCCGAAATACTCCTTGGCGAGGTTGTCGGTCGACAGCGCCGCGGTGTGATAGGTCGGCAGGGTGATCAGGTGGTGGAAGATGCCCGCCCGCTTCGCCGCGTCGCGCTGGAAGGTGCGGATCTTCTCGTCGGCCTCGGCCGCCAGTTCCGACCCGTCATAGTCGACGCTCATCAGCCTGGCGCGGTCATAGGCCGACACGTCCTTGCCCGCCTCGGCCCAGGCGTCGAACACCTGCTGGCGGAAGTTGAGCGTCCAGTTGAACGACGGCGAGTTGTTGTAGACCAGCTTGGCGTTCGGGACCGCCTCGCGGATGCGGTCGACCATGCTGGCGATCTGCTCGATATGCGGCTTCTCGGTCTCGATCCACAGCAGGTCGGCGCCGTTCTGGAGCGAGGTGATGCAATCGAGCACGCAGCGGTCCGCGCCGGTGCCGGGCCGGAACTGGAACAGGTTCGAGCGCAGCCGCTTCGGGCGCATCAGCTTGCCGTCGCGGTTGATCACCACGTCGCCGTTGATCGTGCTGGTGTCGGTGATCTCCTCGCAGTCGAGAAAGCTGTTATACTGGTCGCCGATGTCGCCCGGCTGGGCCGAGAAGGCGATCTGCTTGGTCAGGCCGGCGCCGAGCGAGTCGGTGCGGGCGACGATGATGCCGTCGTTGATGCCGAGTTCGAGGAAGGCGTAGCGGCAGGCGCGGATCTTCGCGAGGAAGTCCTCGTGCGGCACCGTCACCTTGCCGTCCTGGTGGCCGCACTGCTTCTCGTCGGACACCTGGTTCTCGATCTGCAGCGCGCAGGCGCCGGCCTGGATCATCTTCTTGGCGAGCAGATAGGTCGCCTCGGCGTTGCCGAAGCCCGCGTCGATGTCGGCGATGATCGGCACGACATGGGTCTGGTGGTTGTCGATCGCGTGGACCAGGCGCTGCTCCTCGACCTGGTTGCCACTCTCGCGGGCCTTGTCGAGATCGCGGAACAACCCGCCCAGCTCGCGCGCGTCGGCCTGGCGCAGGAAGGTGTAGAGCTCCTCGATCAGCGCGGGCACGCTGGTCTTCTCGTGCATCGACTGGTCGGGCAGCGGCCCGAAGTCGGAGCGCAGCGCGGCGACCATCCAGCCCGACAGATAGAGGTAGCGGCGCTTGGTGGTGCCGAAATGCTTCTTGATCGAGATCAGCTTCTGCTGGCCGATGAAGCCGTGCCAGCAGCCCAGCGACTGGGTGTAGTTGGCAGGGTCGAGGTCATAGGCGGCCATGTCCTCGCGCATGATCTTCGCCGTGTAGCGGGCGATGTCGAGGCCGGTCTGGAAACGGTTCTGCAGCCGCATGCGGGCGACCGCCTCGGCGCCGATGCCGGCCCAGGGCGAACCCTGGCCGCGGATCAGCTGTTCGGCCTGCGCGATGTTGTCCTGGTAGGTCATGGTCACTTCCTCGGGCTGTACAAGCTATGCGCCCGAACAACCGCGAATCCGGCCCGGAGTCAGCCCGATATTGTCAGAAAATCGGGTCGGATGGTGAGATTCGCGGGCGTTTCGCAAGAAAAGTTGTAAGGAGTTTACATGCCTCGGCCCACTCGGCTTCCGTTACGGCAAGGCAACGAAAATCCCCGGCGTTAAATCCTTGGAAACCTGCCGCGCCTAGAATCGGCGCCTCGGACCAGACCCCGGAGTAGGCGATGCGCGGCAAGACGATCGAGGAGGGCCCGCCCGCGCGCCCGCCGCGCGATCGCGGCGACCGGCTCGCCGCCGGGGTGACGATCGCCGCGGTGCTGCTGGTCTGCGCCTCGGCCTTCGCCGTCGCCGGATCGGTGGCCCGCTCGGTCCACGGCGCGCTGTCGGTCACCGACAATCTGACGATCTCGGTGCTGCTGCTCAACGTCGCGCTGACCCTGCTCGGCTGGCGCCGCTATCGCGCGCTCAAGCAGGAGGTGGCATTGCGCCGCGCCGCCGAGGCGCGGGCGAGCGAATTGGCGACCAGCGATCCGCTGACCGGCCTGCTCAACCGCCGCGCGCTCGGCGAGAGCGGGGCGCGGCTGGTCGACGCCTCGCTCGGCCAGCGCCGGCCGGTGGCGATGCTGATGATCGACCTCGACCATTTCAAGTCGGTCAACGACCTCCACGGGCATCTCGCCGGCGACCAGCTGCTCCGCGCCGCCTCCGCCGCGATCGTCGCGCCGCTGCCGCCGCACGCGCTCGCCGCGCGGCTCGGCGGCGACGAGTTCGCTTGCGCCTTCGCCTTCGATCCCGACCAGCCGGCGGCGGTCGACCATGTCGCCGACGCGATCCTCGCGCGGATCGCCGAGCCCTTCCTGATCGGCGGGGTCGAGGCGCGGATCGGCGCGTCGCTGGGCATCGCCCGGACCGAGGCGGGCTGCCGCACCATCGACACGCTGATGCGCCGGTCGGACATCGCGCTCTACGCCGCCAAGCGCGCGGGGCGGAACCAGCGCGCCTGGTTCGACGCGAGCATGGAGCGCGAGCTGGAGCTGCGCAACGAGATCGAATTGGGCCTGCGCGCCGGCATCCCGTCGGGCCGGATCGTCCCCTGGTTCGAACCGCAGGTCGACCTCGCCACCGGCGCGCTGACCGGCTTCGAGCTGCTGGCGCGCTGGGACCATCCCGACCATGGCATCATCGAGCCGGCGGCGTTCATCCCGGTCGCCGAGGAAGCGGGGCTGATCGGCGAGCTGTCGATGTCGGTGATGCGCGCCGGGATCGAGGAGGCGCGCCACTGGGACCCGTCGCTGCTGCTCAGCGTCAACATCAGCCCGTCGCAGATGCGCGACCCGTGGCTCGCCCAGAAGATCGTCAAGCTGCTGACCGAGACGAGCTTCCCGGCCGAGCGGCTCGAGGTCGAGATCACCGAGGCGGCGCTGTTCGAGAATCTCGGCCTCGCCGCGTCGATCGTCGCCAGCCTGAAGAACCAGCGCATCCGCGTCGCGCTCGACGATTTCGGCACCGGCTATTCGAGCCTGACCCATTTGCGGACGCTGCCGCTCGACCGGATCAAGATCGACCGCAGCTTCGTCCTGCGCATGACCGAGGATGCCGAGGCGGCGGCGCTGGTCCGCCTGATCGTCTCGCTCGCCCAGGGGCTCGACGTGCCGGTGCTGGCGGAGGGCGTCGAGACCGGCGAGATCGCGGCGATGCTGACCGCGATCGGCTGCACCATGGCCCAGGGCTGGCATTTCGGCCGGCCCGCGCCGGCCCGCGCCACGCGCGGCCTGCTCGCCGGCCGCGGCCTGCTCTCCGCCGCCAGCCCGATCGCCCGCGACGGCGAGGTCGTCGCGATGCGCCAGCGCCGCCGCAAACGGGCGTGACTCCCATTCCTCCCCGCGCGCAGCGGGGGGAGGGGGACCGCCCGCAGGGTGGTGGAGGGGTGCGCCGTGCAACGGCGCTGACGCGCCGCCCCTCCACCGCTGCGCGGTCCCCCTCCCCGGCGGGGCCGGGGAGGATTTGGCAGCGGCTCTTATGGACTCACGCCCTTCTAATCCCTAAGTCGCGCGGCGATGCAGGTCCGCTTTCACAAGATGCACGGTCTCGGCAATGATTTCGTCGTGATCGATGCCCGCGCCACCGCGCCGGTCGAGATGACCGCGGCGCGCGCGCGGGCGCTTGCCGACCGCAAGACCGGGGTGGGCTGCGACCAGCTCATCCTGCTCGAACCGTCCGCCGTCGCCGACGCGCGGATGCGGATCTTCAACGCCGACGGCAGCGAGGTCGAGGCGTGCGGCAACGCCACACGCTGCGTCGTCAGCCTGCTCGGCGGCAGCGCGCGGATCGAGACGGTCGCCGGGCTGCTCGAAGGCCGCAGCGCCGACGGGCAGGTGTCGGTCGAGCTCGGCGAGCCGCGCTTCGACTGGGACGCGATCCCGCTCGCCTATGCGATGGACACCCGCGCGATGCCGGTCGCCTGGGAGGAGCTCGAGGCGCCGATGGCCGCCAATGTCGGCAATCCGCACGTCGTCTTCTTCGTGCCCGAGACCGACGCGGTCGCGCTCGACCGGCTCGGGCCGCGGATCGAGACCGATCCGCTGTTCCCCGCGCGGATCAACGTCAACGTCGCGACGGTCGACGACCGGGCGAACATCCGCCTGCGCGTGTGGGAGCGCGGCGTCGGCCTGACCGACGC is part of the Rhizorhabdus wittichii RW1 genome and harbors:
- a CDS encoding diguanylate cyclase/phosphodiesterase (TIGRFAM: diguanylate cyclase~PFAM: GGDEF domain containing protein; EAL domain protein) — protein: MRGKTIEEGPPARPPRDRGDRLAAGVTIAAVLLVCASAFAVAGSVARSVHGALSVTDNLTISVLLLNVALTLLGWRRYRALKQEVALRRAAEARASELATSDPLTGLLNRRALGESGARLVDASLGQRRPVAMLMIDLDHFKSVNDLHGHLAGDQLLRAASAAIVAPLPPHALAARLGGDEFACAFAFDPDQPAAVDHVADAILARIAEPFLIGGVEARIGASLGIARTEAGCRTIDTLMRRSDIALYAAKRAGRNQRAWFDASMERELELRNEIELGLRAGIPSGRIVPWFEPQVDLATGALTGFELLARWDHPDHGIIEPAAFIPVAEEAGLIGELSMSVMRAGIEEARHWDPSLLLSVNISPSQMRDPWLAQKIVKLLTETSFPAERLEVEITEAALFENLGLAASIVASLKNQRIRVALDDFGTGYSSLTHLRTLPLDRIKIDRSFVLRMTEDAEAAALVRLIVSLAQGLDVPVLAEGVETGEIAAMLTAIGCTMAQGWHFGRPAPARATRGLLAGRGLLSAASPIARDGEVVAMRQRRRKRA
- a CDS encoding EAL domain protein (PFAM: EAL domain protein) produces the protein MRRRTILIIAACLAILAGLLPMVAVAHLLRVRAVAAEQRHMEEYARWTLIRANQVFADARRTLLAAEVPPGTECSPEHVARLRQIAMDARSVEDIGYFRDGRLACTSLGPVGQRVPRTPPDLRLGGGFAVIFHLQPRTFRSQPMLAMSHGGYTALIKPERLVDVLTDSHMTLGIAAGPGRLIALSGRTDPQLLRTLIAGPTAGIDDHHVFASLREAPLTAFAFSDRAQALGRLRNDYLLLLPMGLLVSTLLVGLVIWVSRQRLSPEKELAIAIRKREFVVHYQPIIDLSNGRCVAAEALLRWRRPDGRWIGPDLFIPLAEETGLISPLTDLLIERVIEDQAALLRADRDLHISINISARDLESGRFLPVLTEAVTRSGVAPSQIWIEATEQGFIRAEIAAGAVEAARAAGHMVAIDDFGTGYSSLSLLQGLPLDALKIDKSFVEAIATDAATSVVTPHIIDMAHGLKLRIIAEGVETREQEAYLRAAGVRLAQGWLYSHALPASEFATFHQDRKVQGGGASARRARARSGGDAIAAR
- a CDS encoding isocitrate lyase (PFAM: isocitrate lyase and phosphorylmutase), whose amino-acid sequence is MTYQDNIAQAEQLIRGQGSPWAGIGAEAVARMRLQNRFQTGLDIARYTAKIMREDMAAYDLDPANYTQSLGCWHGFIGQQKLISIKKHFGTTKRRYLYLSGWMVAALRSDFGPLPDQSMHEKTSVPALIEELYTFLRQADARELGGLFRDLDKARESGNQVEEQRLVHAIDNHQTHVVPIIADIDAGFGNAEATYLLAKKMIQAGACALQIENQVSDEKQCGHQDGKVTVPHEDFLAKIRACRYAFLELGINDGIIVARTDSLGAGLTKQIAFSAQPGDIGDQYNSFLDCEEITDTSTINGDVVINRDGKLMRPKRLRSNLFQFRPGTGADRCVLDCITSLQNGADLLWIETEKPHIEQIASMVDRIREAVPNAKLVYNNSPSFNWTLNFRQQVFDAWAEAGKDVSAYDRARLMSVDYDGSELAAEADEKIRTFQRDAAKRAGIFHHLITLPTYHTAALSTDNLAKEYFGEAGMLGYVLNVQRQEIRQGIACVRHQNMAGSDIGDDHKDYFAGEAALKAGGAHNTMNQFAA
- a CDS encoding diaminopimelate epimerase (PFAM: diaminopimelate epimerase), which translates into the protein MQVRFHKMHGLGNDFVVIDARATAPVEMTAARARALADRKTGVGCDQLILLEPSAVADARMRIFNADGSEVEACGNATRCVVSLLGGSARIETVAGLLEGRSADGQVSVELGEPRFDWDAIPLAYAMDTRAMPVAWEELEAPMAANVGNPHVVFFVPETDAVALDRLGPRIETDPLFPARINVNVATVDDRANIRLRVWERGVGLTDACGTGACATAVSAIRAGLVDSPVRVTLPGGPLTIDWAPGRPIVMTGPATHVFTAETDLSAFGADSRG